The following proteins are co-located in the Brevibacillus laterosporus DSM 25 genome:
- a CDS encoding FecCD family ABC transporter permease: MRKSLVFRLKKPNISYLMERRVLWIVLTILFLTFMAMVCSVGVGEYPISPWNVIKVFFGLGSGQENLIVMKFRMPRLLTGMLVGMGLGVSGAILQSIIRNPLASPDIIGITSGASVAAVVFIVLFETASIFWLPLFAILGAGIAGLLIYVLAWKKGVTPVRLVLIGVGVKEILTALTTLITVASPLYLTPKAKIWLTGSVYGTSWDTVSMLAPWIACFMLLAFIYGRSVNLLQLGDDVAQGAGSAVEKHRLILLSFSVALAGAAVAIGGAISFVGLLAPHIAKKVVGPVFGALLPTSALLGAVIVLVSDLLARTVFAPLDLPVGIFTSLIGAPFFIFLLVKNRNK; the protein is encoded by the coding sequence ATGAGGAAATCACTTGTATTTCGTCTTAAAAAACCGAATATTTCCTATTTAATGGAAAGACGTGTGCTTTGGATCGTTCTTACTATTCTGTTCCTAACGTTTATGGCAATGGTATGTAGCGTCGGAGTGGGCGAATATCCCATTTCTCCATGGAATGTTATAAAAGTCTTTTTTGGACTAGGTAGTGGCCAAGAAAATCTAATTGTCATGAAATTTCGCATGCCCCGTCTTTTGACAGGAATGCTAGTTGGAATGGGGCTTGGTGTATCAGGGGCAATCCTTCAAAGCATCATTCGCAATCCACTCGCTTCCCCCGATATCATTGGTATCACCAGTGGGGCTAGTGTTGCGGCAGTCGTCTTCATTGTTTTGTTTGAGACAGCTAGTATTTTCTGGCTTCCTCTGTTTGCGATTCTAGGAGCCGGTATTGCAGGCTTACTAATCTATGTATTAGCTTGGAAAAAAGGGGTAACCCCTGTACGACTCGTCTTGATAGGAGTCGGTGTAAAAGAGATTTTAACCGCTCTTACCACCTTAATAACTGTTGCTAGCCCACTTTATTTAACGCCAAAGGCTAAAATTTGGTTAACGGGCAGTGTCTATGGAACCTCATGGGATACCGTATCCATGCTAGCTCCTTGGATTGCTTGCTTTATGTTACTCGCCTTCATATATGGTCGTAGTGTTAACCTGCTACAATTAGGGGATGATGTGGCCCAAGGAGCTGGTTCCGCTGTTGAAAAACATCGTCTCATCCTATTGTCCTTTTCCGTAGCATTAGCCGGAGCTGCTGTGGCCATCGGTGGGGCAATCAGCTTTGTTGGACTATTAGCCCCTCATATTGCAAAAAAGGTAGTAGGTCCCGTTTTTGGAGCTTTATTGCCTACATCGGCACTGCTGGGTGCCGTAATCGTCTTAGTCTCTGATCTCTTGGCTCGCACTGTCTTTGCACCACTTGATCTACCTGTAGGAATTTTCACCTCCCTCATTGGAGCGCCGTTCTTCATATTTCTATTGGTTAAAAATCGTAATAAGTAA
- a CDS encoding ABC transporter ATP-binding protein produces the protein MSALETKGLTLQYGDSIIIENLGLCIPKGEITVLIGSNGCGKSTLLRSLARLLKPSTGHILLNGKAIAEQTTKEIAKQMAILPQGPIAPEGLTVLQLVKQGRYPHQNWLKQWTAEDEEKVAFALEVTQLTELAHRPIDSLSGGQRQRAWIALTLAQDTDIILLDEPTTYLDMTHQIEVLDILFELNQTRASTIVMVLHDLNLACRYAHHLIAVQNKQIYAQGSPETVLTERMVEHVFRMQSKIISDPLYGTPMCIPVGNGRMLLQPTQGEILQAQRRAT, from the coding sequence ATGTCTGCTCTAGAAACGAAAGGGCTAACCCTGCAATACGGGGATTCGATTATAATTGAAAATCTTGGTCTCTGTATTCCTAAGGGTGAAATTACTGTTTTAATTGGAAGCAACGGGTGTGGGAAGTCCACTCTTCTTCGTTCCTTGGCTCGATTATTAAAACCATCAACAGGACATATATTATTAAATGGCAAAGCTATTGCAGAACAAACAACAAAAGAGATCGCCAAGCAAATGGCTATTCTTCCACAGGGTCCGATTGCCCCTGAAGGATTAACTGTCTTGCAATTAGTTAAACAAGGGCGTTACCCACACCAAAACTGGCTCAAACAATGGACTGCTGAGGACGAAGAAAAAGTCGCCTTTGCTCTAGAAGTAACACAATTAACAGAGCTAGCTCACCGTCCAATTGATTCGCTTTCCGGTGGACAACGCCAACGTGCTTGGATCGCTCTTACACTGGCTCAAGATACAGATATTATTTTGCTTGATGAGCCCACAACCTATCTAGACATGACCCACCAAATTGAAGTGCTTGATATTTTATTTGAATTAAATCAGACACGTGCATCTACAATTGTCATGGTGCTACATGATCTTAATTTAGCATGTCGGTATGCGCATCATTTAATTGCTGTTCAAAATAAACAAATTTATGCTCAAGGTAGTCCTGAAACAGTGCTGACGGAAAGAATGGTTGAACATGTTTTCCGTATGCAATCAAAAATTATTTCCGATCCTCTGTACGGTACACCAATGTGTATCCCTGTGGGAAATGGTCGCATGTTACTACAGCCTACACAAGGTGAGATTTTGCAAGCACAACGACGCGCTACCTAA
- a CDS encoding ABC transporter ATP-binding protein, which translates to MKTIIHLDSVEKSFNDHVVIPAFSLSIQEGEFITLLGPSGCGKTTLMRMISGFEEPTSGHIYLDGKDVTKIPPYQRDMNMVFQHYALFPHMTVAENILFGLKMKNVPQAEQKTRLEEVLHFTQLTEYQKRKPKQLSGGQQQRVAIARAIINNPRVLLLDEPLGALDYQLRKNLQVELKNIQRNLGITFIYVTHDQDEAMSMSDRIAVVNQGRIEQLGTPEEIYYKPNSLFVATFIGENNIMNTKAGLLGVRPEKIRLYKEHEEVAQHKSQGIIEDIIFLGNIFKVFVRAEDDIVITAHLYEKGSWYKGERVGVFWAEEDEVILR; encoded by the coding sequence ATGAAAACGATCATACACTTGGATTCAGTGGAAAAAAGCTTTAATGATCACGTGGTCATTCCCGCATTTTCACTGTCAATCCAGGAAGGTGAATTCATCACTTTGCTCGGTCCCAGCGGATGCGGAAAAACGACGCTGATGCGCATGATTTCTGGGTTTGAAGAGCCTACCTCAGGACATATCTACCTTGATGGAAAGGATGTAACAAAAATTCCTCCTTACCAACGAGATATGAACATGGTATTTCAACATTATGCTCTGTTCCCACACATGACCGTTGCTGAAAACATTCTTTTTGGTTTAAAGATGAAAAATGTGCCACAAGCCGAACAAAAGACTCGTTTGGAAGAAGTGTTGCACTTTACACAACTGACCGAATATCAGAAACGTAAACCAAAACAGCTATCTGGTGGACAACAGCAACGTGTTGCAATTGCCCGTGCGATCATTAATAATCCAAGGGTATTATTATTGGACGAGCCACTTGGTGCTCTAGACTACCAACTACGTAAAAACCTTCAGGTTGAATTAAAAAATATCCAGCGCAATTTGGGCATTACCTTTATCTATGTGACGCATGATCAAGATGAAGCTATGTCTATGTCAGACCGAATCGCGGTTGTGAACCAAGGTCGAATTGAGCAATTGGGTACACCAGAAGAGATTTATTACAAGCCAAACAGTTTGTTCGTTGCAACCTTTATTGGTGAGAACAATATCATGAATACAAAAGCAGGTCTTTTAGGCGTTCGTCCTGAAAAGATTCGTTTATATAAAGAACATGAAGAAGTAGCTCAACATAAGAGCCAAGGCATCATTGAAGATATTATTTTCTTAGGTAATATCTTTAAAGTGTTTGTCCGCGCCGAGGACGACATCGTTATTACTGCACATCTTTACGAAAAAGGCTCTTGGTACAAAGGCGAGAGAGTTGGTGTATTCTGGGCGGAAGAAGATGAGGTGATTCTGCGTTGA
- a CDS encoding ABC transporter permease: protein MKNKGKLLALPGFLWLTIFFLVPMLFVVILSFLKRGVYGQIVYEFTLANYARFFESLYVQIFIETLLVSLGTTFICLLLGYPLAYMITRLDRKWQNMWLLLVMIPFWINFLVRSYAWVIILRTQGLVNTVLQSLGLIDQPLTLLYTPGAVLLGMVYALLPFIILPIYVSLEQLDRKKLEAAYDLGATPAKTFWHITLPLTMPGVVSGCILVFVSSLGMFVVPDVMGGAKSSLFGNVIQNQFLSARDWPFGSALSMVIVLFSIIMIYLYYRATKMQEKQEGRG from the coding sequence TTGAAAAATAAAGGAAAGCTACTCGCTCTCCCAGGATTCCTCTGGTTAACGATCTTCTTTTTAGTTCCAATGCTTTTTGTAGTTATACTCTCCTTTCTTAAGCGGGGAGTATACGGACAAATCGTCTACGAATTTACACTAGCTAACTATGCTAGATTCTTTGAATCGCTATATGTACAAATTTTTATCGAAACCTTACTAGTATCCTTGGGAACGACCTTCATTTGTCTACTGTTAGGTTATCCCTTAGCCTATATGATTACGCGACTAGATCGTAAGTGGCAGAACATGTGGCTCTTATTAGTGATGATTCCATTTTGGATTAATTTTCTGGTTCGCTCTTATGCTTGGGTCATCATCTTACGTACACAAGGTCTGGTAAATACTGTTTTACAATCGCTTGGCCTTATCGACCAACCGCTCACGCTCTTGTATACACCAGGGGCTGTTTTGCTCGGGATGGTCTATGCGTTGTTGCCGTTTATTATTTTGCCGATCTATGTCTCTTTGGAACAGCTAGATCGTAAAAAGCTGGAGGCTGCCTATGATTTAGGAGCTACACCAGCCAAAACATTTTGGCACATTACCCTGCCTCTAACTATGCCGGGGGTTGTAAGCGGCTGTATATTAGTATTCGTTTCTTCCTTGGGTATGTTCGTCGTTCCAGATGTAATGGGTGGGGCCAAGTCTTCACTATTTGGTAATGTTATTCAAAACCAATTCTTGTCTGCACGTGATTGGCCATTTGGTTCGGCATTATCCATGGTGATTGTGCTCTTCTCGATCATTATGATTTATTTATACTATCGCGCAACCAAAATGCAAGAGAAACAAGAAGGGAGAGGATGA
- a CDS encoding ABC transporter permease: MRKNLLFAYSLAIIAFLYLPIAVLILYSFNDSRINATWSGFTLKWYTSLFENDRVLDALMNSLIIAVITTVVTTILAAFLSLALHRYKFRFKQAFNGLIYLPILIPDILMGLSLLVMFSQLYMPLGKLTIIIAHITFSLSFAVVIITARLAGMGQELEEAAQDLGASAFNTFRYVTLPIISPGLIAAALMTFTMSLDDFVISFFVAGPDSTTLPLYIYGMVKRGVSPELNALSTIMILVIVVLIVLAESLAFKGTGNKTTQE, translated from the coding sequence ATGCGTAAAAATCTCCTGTTTGCCTACTCCTTGGCGATTATCGCGTTTTTATATTTACCGATCGCCGTACTCATCCTCTATTCTTTTAATGATTCGAGGATCAATGCCACTTGGTCAGGATTCACCTTAAAGTGGTACACGTCGCTGTTTGAAAACGATCGTGTGCTAGATGCATTGATGAACAGCTTGATTATTGCCGTAATTACAACGGTGGTTACTACCATTCTGGCAGCTTTTCTGTCTTTGGCCCTCCATCGTTACAAATTTCGCTTTAAACAAGCATTCAATGGGTTAATTTATTTACCAATCTTAATTCCCGATATTCTAATGGGATTATCCTTACTCGTCATGTTTAGCCAATTGTATATGCCACTGGGTAAACTAACGATTATTATTGCTCATATCACATTTAGCTTGTCGTTTGCGGTGGTCATCATTACTGCTCGTTTAGCTGGTATGGGGCAGGAACTGGAGGAAGCAGCCCAAGATTTGGGTGCCTCCGCGTTTAATACGTTCCGCTATGTTACTTTGCCAATTATTTCCCCAGGACTGATTGCAGCTGCTTTAATGACGTTTACGATGTCGCTGGATGATTTCGTAATCAGCTTCTTTGTAGCAGGACCGGATTCTACTACGTTGCCATTATATATATATGGTATGGTCAAACGTGGTGTCTCTCCAGAGTTAAATGCTCTATCCACAATAATGATTCTTGTGATTGTGGTATTAATTGTCCTTGCAGAATCACTTGCTTTTAAAGGTACCGGAAATAAAACCACTCAAGAATAA
- a CDS encoding polyamine ABC transporter substrate-binding protein, which translates to MRLLKAIVPIVMTTVLALTGCSSNGGKEERVLNIYSWADNFNMDVIKDFEQKFDTKVNYAIFSSNEDMLAKVQAGGAQFDLIQPSDYMVDTMIKLNLLEELDKSAIPNLQNLVSTFKTPPYDPDNKYSVVYTWGVTGIAYNKKYVTEPPTSWSDLWNPKYKGRVVVLNDSREALGMSLKKNGFSNSTISEKELDIANADLKKLLPNLLAFDTDTIKQKFIAEEAWIGTVWSGDAAFIYPENNNIGYVVPKEGGTIFADTFAIPKGAKHKKLAEEFINYMMDPAVSVKNYEKIGYSNPNEKAHPLHNEEYRNNKMIFLTPEEMSRTEWLKDVGETLQVYDRLWTELKSGR; encoded by the coding sequence ATGCGTTTACTTAAGGCCATTGTGCCAATCGTTATGACTACTGTACTTGCCCTGACTGGATGTTCATCTAATGGTGGAAAAGAAGAAAGAGTTCTAAACATCTACAGCTGGGCTGATAATTTTAACATGGATGTTATCAAGGATTTTGAACAAAAATTCGATACTAAAGTCAATTATGCCATTTTCTCCAGCAATGAAGATATGCTAGCAAAGGTTCAGGCTGGTGGTGCCCAATTTGACCTTATTCAGCCTTCTGATTACATGGTTGATACTATGATTAAATTAAACCTGCTAGAAGAACTGGATAAATCAGCGATCCCTAATCTGCAAAACCTGGTGTCTACCTTTAAAACACCTCCGTATGATCCGGACAACAAGTACTCTGTAGTATACACATGGGGTGTAACTGGAATTGCATACAACAAGAAGTATGTAACAGAGCCACCAACAAGCTGGAGCGATCTATGGAATCCAAAATATAAAGGTCGCGTCGTAGTATTAAATGATTCCCGTGAAGCTTTGGGCATGTCCCTGAAAAAAAATGGCTTCTCTAACAGTACAATCAGTGAAAAAGAATTAGATATTGCGAATGCTGATTTGAAAAAACTGTTACCAAACCTATTAGCATTTGATACAGACACTATCAAACAAAAATTCATTGCGGAAGAAGCTTGGATTGGTACTGTTTGGTCTGGTGATGCAGCCTTTATTTATCCGGAAAATAACAACATTGGCTACGTTGTTCCAAAAGAAGGCGGAACTATTTTTGCTGATACCTTCGCCATTCCAAAAGGCGCTAAGCACAAAAAACTAGCTGAAGAATTCATCAACTATATGATGGACCCTGCCGTATCTGTGAAAAACTATGAAAAAATCGGCTATAGCAATCCAAATGAAAAAGCACATCCTCTGCATAACGAAGAGTATCGCAACAATAAAATGATTTTCCTGACTCCTGAAGAGATGAGTCGTACCGAGTGGTTAAAAGATGTCGGCGAAACCTTGCAAGTATACGATCGTCTATGGACGGAACTAAAAAGCGGTCGTTAA
- a CDS encoding class I SAM-dependent methyltransferase, translating into MNIYLDYPVVPLPRHGYGKPPHAKLQQKMDTERSTYKEYLEETMKHVDALATISLDYPQSDKEPFYRNNWLPLLDGVAIYTFLAKHKPARYVEVGSGNSTKFARKAIRDLNLSTKIISIDPQPRAEIDSLCDEVIRQTLETIPIEFFQQLESGDILFIDSSHRSFTNSDVTVAFLEILPIVKPGVIVQVHDIFLPYDYPHEYMQLFYSEQYLLASYLLGGSKLKLLFPNFYVAEDRELFSMLEPLYIKLGVLSTNPICEGCSCWLEVQPD; encoded by the coding sequence TTGAATATTTATCTTGATTATCCTGTAGTTCCTCTGCCACGGCATGGATATGGAAAACCCCCGCATGCTAAATTACAACAGAAAATGGATACCGAACGTAGTACGTATAAGGAATATCTTGAGGAGACTATGAAGCATGTTGATGCATTAGCTACTATATCGTTAGATTATCCTCAGAGTGATAAAGAACCGTTTTATCGCAACAATTGGCTGCCTTTACTAGACGGTGTTGCCATATACACTTTCTTAGCAAAGCATAAGCCAGCTAGATATGTGGAGGTAGGATCAGGTAACTCTACAAAGTTTGCGCGTAAAGCTATTCGTGATCTCAATTTATCAACCAAGATTATTTCTATTGATCCACAACCGAGAGCAGAGATTGATTCTTTATGTGATGAGGTGATTCGCCAAACCTTAGAGACGATCCCCATAGAATTTTTCCAACAGCTAGAATCAGGGGATATCCTGTTCATTGACAGCTCACATCGTTCGTTTACTAATTCTGATGTAACGGTTGCCTTTTTAGAGATTCTACCAATAGTAAAGCCAGGTGTAATCGTTCAGGTTCACGATATTTTCTTGCCGTATGATTATCCACATGAATATATGCAGCTCTTCTATTCTGAGCAATATTTATTGGCATCTTATTTATTAGGTGGTTCCAAGTTGAAGCTGTTATTCCCTAATTTTTATGTAGCTGAGGATCGAGAATTATTTAGTATGTTAGAGCCACTATATATAAAGCTGGGTGTTCTTAGTACCAATCCGATTTGTGAGGGATGCTCTTGTTGGCTAGAAGTTCAACCTGATTAA
- a CDS encoding aspartate kinase encodes MKVCKFGGTSLANAEQIRKVCQIILNDETRRLIVVSAPGKRYKEDVKVTDLLITFGTKQIEHGQAQEEWQAVVDRYQEICSELQLSPTCIGAIIADLQKLLQWDGTDSEGFMDVVKASGEDNCARVVAEYLRTLGAPATYINPRDAGLLVSGEYGNAQVLPEAYEKLALLKEKEGLLIFPGFFGYTQEGKLTTFSRGGSDVTGSILAAAVRAELYENFTDVDSVYAVNPHLVPNPCKIKEITYREMRELSYAGFSVFHEEALIPAFRAEIPVCIKNTNNPTAPGTKIVTRRDNSSRIVAGIASDVGFCRIYVSKYLMNKEIGFGRRLLQILEEEHLSYEHSPSGIDDITVILRQHQLTKEKEARIVSRIKNELHVDDVHVQYNMALVMLVGEGMRSSVGISARAATALAIADINIEMINQGSSEVNLMFGVRAGDADHAVIALYQEFYKEEELSLGIC; translated from the coding sequence ATGAAAGTGTGTAAATTTGGTGGTACTTCCTTGGCTAATGCCGAACAGATTCGAAAAGTATGTCAGATCATTCTGAATGATGAGACTCGTAGGCTTATCGTGGTCTCAGCTCCTGGAAAGCGTTATAAGGAAGATGTTAAGGTCACTGATTTACTGATTACATTTGGGACCAAACAGATTGAACACGGGCAGGCTCAGGAGGAATGGCAGGCGGTTGTAGATCGTTATCAAGAAATTTGCTCCGAATTACAATTATCACCAACATGCATAGGGGCAATCATTGCTGACCTTCAAAAATTATTACAATGGGATGGGACAGACTCAGAAGGCTTTATGGACGTTGTAAAAGCATCAGGAGAAGATAATTGTGCCAGAGTGGTTGCTGAATATCTAAGAACGCTAGGTGCTCCTGCTACGTACATTAATCCGAGAGATGCGGGTCTTCTAGTCAGTGGTGAATATGGCAATGCTCAAGTACTTCCAGAAGCTTATGAGAAATTAGCTTTATTAAAAGAGAAAGAAGGATTGCTAATATTTCCTGGTTTTTTTGGTTATACACAGGAAGGTAAGCTAACAACCTTTTCACGTGGAGGTTCTGATGTGACCGGCTCCATTTTAGCCGCTGCTGTTAGAGCAGAGCTGTATGAAAATTTTACTGATGTTGATTCGGTGTACGCGGTAAATCCACATTTAGTTCCTAATCCATGTAAAATAAAGGAGATAACGTATCGAGAAATGCGGGAATTATCATACGCTGGGTTTTCGGTTTTCCATGAGGAAGCGTTAATACCTGCTTTTCGAGCGGAAATTCCTGTTTGCATAAAGAATACCAATAATCCCACAGCACCAGGTACAAAAATTGTGACCAGACGGGATAATTCTTCACGGATTGTAGCCGGTATTGCTAGTGATGTGGGATTTTGTCGCATTTATGTGAGTAAATACTTGATGAATAAAGAGATCGGCTTTGGTAGAAGACTTTTGCAGATCCTTGAGGAAGAGCATTTGTCCTATGAACATAGTCCATCTGGCATTGATGATATTACGGTCATTCTTCGCCAGCATCAGCTCACTAAGGAGAAAGAGGCTCGAATTGTATCTCGCATAAAAAATGAGTTGCATGTGGACGATGTGCATGTACAATATAATATGGCTCTTGTTATGCTGGTAGGAGAGGGAATGCGGTCTTCTGTAGGTATTTCTGCTCGGGCAGCAACCGCGCTTGCCATCGCAGACATTAATATCGAAATGATTAACCAAGGATCATCTGAAGTGAATTTAATGTTTGGTGTAAGAGCAGGGGATGCAGATCATGCTGTCATAGCTTTGTACCAAGAGTTTTATAAAGAAGAAGAGCTTTCGCTAGGAATATGCTAA
- the cls gene encoding cardiolipin synthase, with product MLHFFWISTIIHLSITLIFTGFIITEKRMPERTLAWIFAVYSFPVLGICFYFFAGRHWRKEDKDRQHEKHQEIVTQNITETQQMLARGCTNGATQSEGTSSLDSSITKMVRLIQANADAKLTQGNHVELFHKAAPFYTALWEKIDKAMYQIHVLFYTIEGDYVGRSLIDLLKKKAEQGCEVRVIVDDIGSKTFPEAWADELCQAGGQFYRFSSRKHLRTFIRLNYRNHRKIVVIDNDIGFFGGCNIGKEYVGEDPKLGFWRDTHIQVTGEATCELQKIFIQDWKMVSGLTIDMTNSATENSYSETQKQDEEVYKSIVEPTYEHKNKHMIQVVATDPRERWEPIRQAFLQMIMRAEKSVRITSPYFIPDEVLLVALCTIAQAGVEVTLVLPGIPDSKLVYYASQSFLDELKKAGVSIYLYDKGFLHAKVLLVDDNLALVGTSNWDFRSFYLNFEVNALCYGRSLLIQELTKQFEQDISNSRISREEPKLIGRKYVESVARLFSPLL from the coding sequence ATGCTTCATTTCTTTTGGATTTCAACAATCATCCATCTTAGTATTACGCTTATTTTTACAGGATTTATTATTACAGAAAAACGTATGCCAGAACGTACATTAGCATGGATTTTTGCTGTGTATAGCTTCCCGGTGCTTGGAATTTGTTTTTATTTTTTTGCAGGGAGACATTGGAGGAAAGAAGATAAGGATCGACAGCATGAAAAACATCAGGAGATTGTAACTCAAAACATCACCGAAACTCAGCAGATGTTAGCTAGAGGATGTACAAATGGAGCCACCCAATCAGAGGGTACTAGTAGTTTGGACTCGTCTATTACAAAGATGGTAAGACTCATTCAAGCGAATGCAGATGCTAAGCTCACACAGGGGAATCACGTGGAGTTATTTCATAAAGCGGCTCCTTTTTACACTGCTTTATGGGAGAAAATAGACAAAGCTATGTATCAGATTCATGTTTTGTTTTATACAATTGAAGGAGATTATGTGGGACGATCTCTGATTGATTTACTCAAGAAAAAGGCTGAGCAAGGCTGTGAGGTACGAGTTATTGTTGACGATATAGGAAGCAAAACCTTTCCTGAGGCTTGGGCCGATGAATTGTGCCAGGCTGGTGGACAGTTCTACAGATTCAGTTCACGTAAGCATTTACGGACTTTTATACGCCTTAATTATCGTAATCACCGCAAGATCGTCGTGATTGATAATGATATCGGATTCTTTGGAGGATGTAATATTGGAAAAGAATATGTAGGGGAAGACCCTAAGCTGGGGTTTTGGCGAGATACTCATATACAGGTAACTGGAGAAGCTACATGCGAGCTTCAAAAAATCTTTATTCAAGACTGGAAGATGGTATCTGGTCTTACCATAGATATGACCAATTCTGCTACAGAAAATAGTTATTCTGAGACGCAGAAGCAAGATGAAGAGGTGTACAAATCAATAGTTGAACCTACTTATGAGCACAAGAATAAGCATATGATTCAGGTGGTAGCGACCGACCCTAGAGAACGTTGGGAACCAATTCGCCAAGCATTCCTGCAAATGATCATGCGTGCAGAAAAATCGGTAAGAATTACTTCCCCCTACTTTATCCCCGATGAGGTATTGCTGGTAGCTTTGTGCACGATTGCGCAGGCAGGAGTAGAGGTAACGCTTGTCCTACCAGGCATTCCTGACAGTAAGCTGGTCTACTATGCTTCCCAAAGCTTCCTAGATGAGTTAAAAAAAGCAGGGGTTAGCATTTATCTGTACGACAAGGGTTTCTTACATGCAAAAGTGCTACTAGTCGATGATAATCTAGCATTAGTGGGAACGAGCAATTGGGATTTCCGGAGTTTTTATCTCAATTTTGAAGTTAACGCGCTTTGCTATGGAAGATCACTTTTGATTCAAGAGCTAACGAAACAATTTGAACAGGATATTAGTAATAGTAGGATAAGCAGAGAAGAACCTAAATTAATTGGGCGTAAATATGTAGAATCTGTAGCCCGGCTATTCTCCCCTCTTCTCTAA
- a CDS encoding catalase — protein sequence MDKKPRLTTNQGVPVGDNQNSRTAGRRGPTTLEDYHLIEKLAHFDRERIPERVVHARGSGAHGIFVVTKNMSSFTKAAFLQKAGQKTPVFVRFSTVIHGQGSPETLRDPRGFATKFYTEEGNYDLVGNHLPVFFIRDALKFPDMVHSLKPSPDTNLQTPDRYWDFMTLTPESTNMLTWLFSDYGTPANYRQMEGFGVHAFKWVNAEGQVVYVKYHWKPAQGVKNLSAQEASEIQAKDFNHATRDLYDHIEAGDFPKWTLYVQIMPVNELDSLDYDPLDPTKIWDEQSYPLQEVGVMTLNRNPQNFFAEVEQIAFSPSATVPGIEPSEDKLLQGRLFSYPDTQRYRLGANYLQLPINCPYAPVHNQQRDGAMQFQQQSSPVNYEPSRHAENPVEDPAYKESETPLVGYVSREKIEKPNDFAQAGERYRSYSPEEKVNLIANLANDLATVHERTKMLAICNFFRADREFGMRLASALNVDISSYVK from the coding sequence ATGGATAAGAAACCACGTTTAACTACAAATCAAGGTGTCCCTGTAGGAGATAATCAAAATTCTCGTACTGCTGGAAGAAGAGGGCCTACGACATTAGAGGATTATCATTTAATTGAAAAGTTAGCTCATTTTGATCGAGAAAGAATCCCTGAGCGTGTGGTGCATGCTAGAGGTTCAGGTGCACATGGGATTTTCGTAGTAACGAAAAATATGAGCTCATTTACAAAAGCAGCCTTTCTGCAAAAAGCAGGTCAAAAGACGCCTGTCTTTGTACGATTCTCCACAGTTATTCACGGTCAGGGTTCCCCAGAGACACTACGTGATCCACGTGGTTTTGCCACCAAATTTTATACAGAAGAAGGCAATTATGATCTAGTCGGTAATCATCTACCTGTGTTTTTTATTCGTGATGCTCTAAAATTTCCTGACATGGTTCACTCCCTAAAGCCATCTCCTGATACAAATCTCCAAACACCGGATCGTTATTGGGATTTCATGACTCTAACTCCTGAATCAACAAATATGCTCACCTGGTTGTTCTCTGACTATGGTACACCTGCTAACTATCGCCAAATGGAGGGTTTTGGTGTCCATGCATTCAAATGGGTAAATGCAGAAGGCCAAGTCGTATATGTGAAATATCACTGGAAACCTGCCCAAGGTGTTAAAAATTTATCTGCCCAGGAGGCTTCAGAGATTCAGGCAAAAGATTTTAACCATGCTACCCGTGATTTGTACGATCATATTGAAGCTGGTGACTTTCCAAAATGGACACTCTATGTTCAAATCATGCCTGTAAATGAATTGGACTCTCTGGATTATGATCCACTCGACCCGACAAAAATTTGGGATGAACAAAGCTATCCACTACAGGAAGTGGGCGTGATGACTCTGAATCGCAACCCACAAAACTTTTTTGCGGAAGTAGAGCAGATAGCCTTCTCCCCAAGTGCAACCGTCCCAGGTATCGAACCATCAGAAGATAAGCTTTTGCAGGGACGTTTGTTCTCCTATCCTGATACACAGCGCTATCGTTTAGGAGCTAACTACTTGCAACTCCCAATTAATTGTCCGTATGCCCCTGTCCATAATCAGCAGCGTGATGGTGCAATGCAATTCCAGCAGCAAAGCTCTCCTGTTAATTATGAACCAAGCCGACATGCGGAGAATCCGGTAGAAGATCCTGCATATAAGGAGTCTGAAACACCTCTTGTTGGATATGTTAGTCGTGAAAAAATTGAGAAACCTAATGATTTTGCCCAAGCTGGTGAACGTTATCGAAGCTATAGTCCGGAAGAAAAAGTCAACTTGATTGCCAATCTTGCTAACGATCTGGCTACTGTTCATGAGCGTACAAAAATGCTTGCCATTTGTAACTTCTTCCGTGCAGATCGAGAATTCGGAATGCGCCTCGCAAGTGCTCTGAATGTAGACATTAGCTCCTATGTAAAATAA